From one Aspergillus fumigatus Af293 chromosome 8, whole genome shotgun sequence genomic stretch:
- a CDS encoding putative C6 transcription factor translates to MTPPEGTRRRLRSNHACLNCRRKKSRCPGEKPACSCCVRLNQSCFYPPVSKPGSIGGQSGTCMHPPHLASTNCSRGCRPTRGRESVLEDAKDLAETRFTQGSQPRDRRDSSYSDPSPPNLAFDDASPQPSSLAVARAVDSYMKYCHRQPVWCFNFEEHGDLESIPEELLCSIIALTARFSHEGEHGQHHADTAKSLIMLRIANGTVELSTIEALCLLAYSSFIDGDMHLGRFHLGLAFQLCRSALLDTESAYTPGDPNTERKKRLFWSLQLLEQSYGRQTGLLSIPLETWRPADYFSGNSKEPQRDAEKPPPLPRDTIGCAAPDDTGIWSMTVHFGWVWSKVRTYVSDCANNRLREPWRHESMYSMVLSDLTEIENQTPLCHRYDHVRFYDRQPDELIVNRAYWIPWLKLQFMYHAILIVLNHPFLYIMASRHNPNLAIPNSFWRRSSELVLLHATWIVRMIDMLSDKDVRLTDPFFAHVAAIAATVQLYYCCAGDPRLKYKSRADLARCRVFLRSFVPFSRACASLVCSSRPGWQSSPLTDQNRSLDRMTRIAAGTENVDYDSWVPSKIHLNIPLMWNILQFTCSDDSYPAVPSGSLLHSSLSASATRNDAEESSTLEIIVTTSPEVTVNTADGGQGVPMPLYRAPNSSKDSNTSPATAPQSMPPPDAVVAPIDSLMLNTPWLWADPAPFGDVDDLDYSTLASATNAPPEPSESRPCDITLQQDHSSEQPPNSYQRRPRTQQPDDIPKRLPARTDSQSNS, encoded by the exons TGGCCAATCT GGAACATGTATGCATCCCCCCCACTTGGCTTCGACCAATTGCTCACGAGGGTGCAGACCAACCCGAGGGAGGGAATCAGTCCTCGAAGATGCAAAAGATCTCGCAGAGACAAGATTCACACAAGGTAGCCAGCCTCGCGATCGTCGCGATTCGAGCTATAGCGACCCTTCGCCCCCTAATCTCGCTTTTGATGATGCCAGCCCCCAGCCTTCGTCGCTGGCCGTGGCCCGAGCAGTCGATTCGTACATGAAGTATTGCCACCGACAGCCCGTCTGGTGCTTTAATTTCGAAGAACATGGGGATCTGGAATCCATACCAGAAGAGCTCCTCTGTAGTATCATTGCGCTGACGGCGCGGTTCTCGCACGAAGGGGAACATGGGCAGCACCATGCGGATACAGCGAAGAGCTTAATTATGCTGCGGATTGCGAATGGAACGGTGGAATTGAGTACGATCGAGGCTCTGTGCCTGCTGGCGTATTCGTCGTTTATTG ATGGCGATATGCACCTTGGTCGATTTCACCTCGGACTTGCATTTCAGCTCTGTCGGTCTGCTCTGCTCGATACAGAGTCCGCTTATACTCCTGGAGACCCCAACACAGAGCGCAAAAAGAGGTTATTTTGGAGTCTACAGCTATTGGAACAGTCGTATGGCCGTCAGACCGGGCTGCTGAGCATTCCGCTGGAGACCTGGCGTCCCGCGGACTATTTCTCAGGCAACAGCAAAGAACCACAAAGAGACGCCGAGAAGCCTCCCCCATTGCCGCGGGACACAATCGGCTGCGCTGCACCGGACGATACTGGCATCTGGAGCATGACAGTCCACTTTGGCTGGGTCTGGAGCAAAGTACGCACTTATGTGTCCGACTGCGCAAACAATCGACTACGCGAGCCCTGGCGTCACGAGTCAATGTATTCGATGGTGCTTTCCGACCTGACCGAAATCGAGAACCAAACACCACTCTGCCATCGATACGACCATGTACGATTCTACGATCGACAGCCGGACGAACTGATCGTCAACCGCGCGTACTGGATCCCCTGGCTCAAACTGCAGTTCATGTACCatgccatcctcatcgtcctcaaccATCCCTTCCTGTATATCATGGCCTCGCGGCATAACCCCAACCTGGCCATTCCGAATAGTTTCTGGCGCCGCTCGTCGGAACTGGTCCTTCTACATGCGACGTGGATCGTGCGTATGATTGATATGCTATCAGACAAGGACGTACGACTTACAGACCCCTTCTTCGCGCACGTGGCAGCAATAGCAGCCACGGTACAGCTGTATTACTGCTGCGCCGGAGACCCACGACTCAAGTACAAGTCCCGTGCGGATCTAGCCCGCTGCAGGGTGTTCCTGAGGTCGTTTGTACCGTTTTCCAGGGCCTGTGCATCATTGGTATGTTCCTCCCGTCCCGGCTGGCAAAGTTCGCCGCTGACCGATCAGAACCGATCTCTTGACCGTATGACGCGAATTGCAGCCGGCACCGAGAACGTAGATTACGACAGCTGGGTTCCGTCGAAGATCCATCTGAACATCCCCTTGATGTGGAATATCCTCCAGTTCACCTGCAGCGACGATTCCTATCCGGCTGTCCCGTCTGGAAGCCTCTTGCATTCCTCGCTCAGCGCGTCTGCCACCCGAAACGACGCCGAGGAAAGCTCTACACTCGAAATCATCGTGACGACTTCACCTGAAGTAACCGTCAACACCGCAGACGGCGGCCAGGGCGTCCCAATGCCTCTGTATCGGGCCCCGAATTCGTCCAAGGACAGCAATACCAGCCCAGCTACCGCTCCACAGTCTATGCCTCCGCCAGATGCAGTGGTAGCTCCGATCGACAGCCTTATGCTCAACACGCCGTGGCTATGGGCTGATCCGGCGCCATTTGGAGACGTGGATGATCTGGATTATAGCAC CCTGGCATCAGCCACGAATGCACCACCTGAACCCAGCGAGTCCCGCCCGTGCGACATCACCCTCCAGCAAGATCACAGCTCAGAGCAACCCCCCAACTCCTACCAGCGAAGACCACGAACGCAGCAACCGGACGATATCCCAAAGCGACTGCCCGCCCGTACTGACAGCCAAAGCAATTCATGA